One Alphaproteobacteria bacterium DNA segment encodes these proteins:
- a CDS encoding SDR family oxidoreductase, translated as MSRLNGKTALVTGGTTGIGLETARRFLAEGARVAITGNNPDNLAAAAKDLGGNVLAIRADSASVAAQKDLAAQIVAKFGKLDILFANAGIATIGAFDTFTEAEYDKQIDVNVKGPFFLTQALLPHFSAKASIIYTASVVASVGFGNSEAYSASKGAILAMSRALAVDLVGRGIRVNTISPGPVATPIFGKVNMPDDQRAGMAAHIQSTVPMKRFGEPVEIANAAVFLASDESSFVTGSDFIVDGGVVAA; from the coding sequence ATGTCCCGTTTGAATGGCAAGACCGCCCTCGTCACCGGCGGCACGACCGGTATCGGTCTCGAAACCGCGCGCCGCTTCCTGGCCGAAGGGGCCCGCGTCGCGATCACCGGCAACAACCCCGATAACCTCGCCGCCGCCGCGAAGGATCTGGGCGGGAACGTTCTGGCGATCCGCGCCGACAGCGCGTCGGTCGCGGCGCAGAAGGATCTCGCGGCGCAGATCGTGGCGAAGTTCGGCAAGCTCGACATTCTGTTCGCCAATGCCGGCATCGCGACGATTGGCGCGTTCGACACGTTTACTGAAGCCGAATACGACAAGCAGATCGACGTGAACGTGAAGGGACCGTTCTTCTTGACGCAGGCGCTGCTGCCGCATTTCTCGGCCAAGGCGTCGATCATCTATACGGCGTCGGTCGTCGCCAGTGTGGGCTTCGGCAATTCGGAAGCCTATTCGGCCAGCAAAGGCGCCATCCTGGCGATGAGCCGCGCACTCGCCGTCGATCTGGTCGGGCGCGGCATCCGCGTCAACACGATCAGCCCCGGTCCGGTCGCCACGCCGATCTTCGGCAAGGTCAATATGCCCGACGATCAGCGTGCCGGCATGGCGGCGCATATCCAATCGACCGTGCCGATGAAGCGCTTCGGCGAGCCGGTCGAAATCGCCAACGCGGCGGTGTTCCTGGCGTCGGACGAATCCTCGTTCGTCACG
- a CDS encoding helix-turn-helix transcriptional regulator, with product MDAAIDVFSRYGFEGASLDQLTEAMGINRPSLYGAFGDKAALFEKAVARYADGPGRAGVAAIEAAPDLDTAIRGFFGVVETNNCMRNRPPGCLVACVLGEAAGIDTRWRDMALRLARESEQRLAAAFARFVPAEKAATLASLVLTLGIGIAAAAKAGLSADELQTRIDTARDAALKAAA from the coding sequence TTGGATGCCGCGATCGACGTGTTTTCGCGTTACGGCTTCGAAGGCGCGTCGCTGGACCAGCTGACCGAGGCGATGGGCATCAACCGGCCCAGCCTTTACGGCGCGTTCGGCGACAAGGCGGCTTTGTTCGAAAAGGCCGTCGCCCGCTATGCCGACGGCCCGGGCCGGGCGGGTGTGGCCGCGATCGAAGCGGCACCCGATCTGGATACCGCAATTCGCGGCTTTTTCGGTGTCGTCGAGACGAATAACTGCATGCGAAATCGCCCGCCGGGTTGCCTTGTCGCCTGCGTTTTAGGCGAAGCGGCCGGGATCGATACGCGCTGGCGCGATATGGCGCTTCGTCTCGCGCGCGAATCCGAACAGCGCTTGGCGGCGGCTTTCGCGCGATTTGTGCCGGCGGAAAAGGCCGCGACGCTGGCGAGTTTGGTCCTGACGTTAGGCATCGGCATCGCCGCCGCCGCGAAAGCGGGCCTGTCGGCGGACGAGTTGCAAACGCGGATCGACACCGCGCGCGACGCCGCACTGAAAGCCGCCGCCTGA
- a CDS encoding heme-binding protein — MADTVPHLKLTYEGANKILAGAVAKANAMGAPQCIVVADDGGHMLAFARMDGAKVLSIDSATMKAKTAASSRVPTGGIPDAALEGRLVAATQGKLTNLKGGFPIVVDGKVIGAIGVGSGTGEQDIEVALAGLAALSGAKTAF; from the coding sequence ATGGCCGACACCGTCCCGCATTTGAAGCTGACCTATGAAGGCGCCAACAAGATTCTGGCGGGGGCGGTCGCCAAGGCGAACGCGATGGGGGCACCCCAATGCATCGTCGTCGCCGACGACGGCGGCCATATGCTCGCCTTCGCGCGCATGGACGGCGCCAAGGTGCTGTCGATCGATTCCGCGACGATGAAGGCGAAGACGGCGGCGTCGAGCCGCGTGCCCACCGGCGGCATTCCCGACGCGGCCCTCGAAGGCCGCTTGGTCGCCGCGACGCAAGGCAAGCTGACCAATTTGAAGGGCGGCTTCCCGATCGTCGTCGACGGCAAGGTCATCGGCGCGATCGGCGTGGGCTCGGGCACGGGCGAGCAGGATATCGAAGTGGCGCTGGCCGGCCTCGCCGCGCTGTCGGGTGCGAAGACGGCGTTCTAA
- a CDS encoding TRAP transporter permease: protein MTYTRAIAWLIGIIGAVMSLWHMWVIAAAPPEALFFRGGHLLFAMVLVFLIYPFRGETRGAPGIIDWLCLAGSLVVVFYLFVNYKYLINRIPYIDDPTALDQIMAVACIVLVLEATRRVIGWALPITAIIFLGYALFFTNISLPSTLDQIYLTTEGIFGSTLGVSAAFVLVFVLFGSFMERSGTGQLFMDFALALTGRQAGGPGKVAVVSSSLFGTISGSAVANVMVDGPITIPLMKRTGFTKHFAAGVESVASTGGQIMPPIMGAAAFVMAEYLAVSYLQVTIWALIPSLLYYLACFGAVHFEAKRAGLSGMPDNECPKLGTVLRERGHLFIPVGIVLGGMFAGYSAPLAALAGTIACLPVALMRANTRQGITWWTVVDALIDGAKNALAVAMACACAGIVIGVIALTGIGISFTQIVLALAQNTLFLALVVTAMAGIVLGMGMPTTPAYIIMVSLLVPAIMKLGVVQPAAHMFAFYFAILSAITPPVALAVFAAASLAGADLWKAGWAAVRIGAAGFIVPFMFVYQPAVLMIGEWPDILHALVTSSIGCVLLAAGLHGYLLRRSRMWENAALIGAALALIFPGWQYDLLGFGLAAAVIVAQKTTAAPARA from the coding sequence ATGACGTATACGCGCGCGATCGCTTGGCTGATCGGCATCATCGGTGCCGTCATGTCGCTCTGGCATATGTGGGTGATCGCGGCCGCACCGCCCGAGGCGCTGTTCTTCCGCGGCGGGCATTTGCTGTTCGCGATGGTGCTCGTCTTCTTGATCTACCCGTTCCGGGGCGAGACGCGCGGCGCGCCGGGCATCATCGATTGGCTGTGCCTCGCCGGTTCGCTGGTCGTCGTGTTCTATCTGTTCGTCAATTACAAATACCTTATCAATCGCATTCCCTATATCGACGATCCGACGGCGCTCGATCAGATCATGGCGGTCGCCTGCATCGTGCTGGTGCTGGAGGCGACGCGCCGCGTGATCGGCTGGGCGCTGCCGATCACGGCGATCATATTTCTCGGCTACGCGCTGTTTTTCACCAACATCTCGCTGCCCTCGACGCTCGATCAGATCTACCTGACGACCGAAGGCATTTTCGGCTCGACGCTGGGCGTCTCCGCCGCGTTCGTGCTGGTCTTCGTGCTGTTCGGCTCGTTCATGGAACGCTCGGGCACGGGCCAGTTGTTCATGGATTTCGCGCTGGCGCTGACCGGCCGCCAAGCGGGCGGGCCCGGCAAGGTCGCGGTCGTGTCGTCGTCGCTGTTCGGCACGATCTCGGGCTCGGCCGTCGCCAACGTCATGGTCGACGGGCCGATCACGATTCCGCTGATGAAGCGCACGGGCTTCACCAAGCATTTCGCCGCCGGTGTGGAATCCGTCGCCTCGACCGGCGGGCAGATCATGCCGCCGATCATGGGGGCCGCCGCTTTCGTGATGGCCGAGTATCTCGCCGTCTCGTATCTCCAGGTTACGATCTGGGCGCTGATCCCGTCGCTGCTCTACTACCTCGCCTGTTTCGGCGCGGTGCATTTCGAAGCCAAGCGCGCGGGCCTCAGCGGCATGCCGGACAACGAATGTCCGAAGCTCGGCACGGTCTTGCGCGAACGCGGGCATTTGTTCATTCCCGTCGGCATCGTGCTGGGCGGGATGTTCGCGGGCTATTCGGCGCCGCTGGCGGCCCTCGCGGGCACGATCGCGTGTTTGCCGGTCGCCTTGATGCGCGCCAATACTCGCCAAGGGATCACCTGGTGGACGGTCGTGGACGCGCTGATCGACGGGGCGAAAAACGCACTCGCCGTCGCGATGGCCTGCGCGTGTGCGGGCATCGTCATCGGCGTGATCGCGCTGACCGGGATCGGCATTTCCTTCACGCAGATCGTGCTGGCCTTGGCGCAGAACACGCTGTTCCTGGCGCTGGTCGTCACCGCGATGGCGGGGATCGTGCTGGGCATGGGCATGCCGACCACGCCCGCTTACATCATCATGGTGTCGCTGCTCGTGCCTGCGATCATGAAGCTGGGCGTCGTGCAGCCCGCCGCCCATATGTTCGCGTTCTACTTCGCCATCCTGTCGGCGATCACGCCGCCGGTGGCGCTGGCGGTGTTCGCCGCCGCGAGCTTGGCGGGGGCGGATCTCTGGAAGGCGGGCTGGGCCGCCGTGCGCATCGGCGCGGCGGGCTTCATCGTGCCCTTCATGTTCGTCTACCAGCCCGCGGTGCTGATGATCGGCGAATGGCCGGATATCCTGCACGCGTTGGTCACGTCGTCGATCGGCTGCGTGCTGCTCGCCGCCGGTTTGCACGGCTATCTGCTGCGCCGCAGCCGGATGTGGGAAAACGCGGCGTTGATCGGCGCCGCGTTGGCGCTGATCTTCCCCGGCTGGCAATACGATCTGTTGGGCTTCGGCTTGGCGGCGGCCGTCATCGTCGCGCAGAAAACGACGGCCGCGCCCGCGCGCGCTTAG
- a CDS encoding TAXI family TRAP transporter solute-binding subunit, protein MGLAVLAAVAPAHAQGANNYRLMTGPQGGVWVPLGGALKNIWEKAIPGLSVQTLPGAGIANVRGVDEDRAEIGFGNSISTVDGVNGVDPFPRKAANVCQMASLYPQYFQIVVNEDSGINSVRDLKGKAIAVQTRGNTAEVITQHILKTVGMSYTDMKVNFLPSYNDAVSLLKDGHAQAFTLGTTIPASSVMDLATSRRIRVLDLKDSVDPMKKINSGYVAVSLPANTYPNQPAAVTKIGYAAHLIVSCKLPEDRVYTMMRAIQDNMRDLVAVNKAMDGITPAAMGEDIGVPFHPGAKKFYVERGVKM, encoded by the coding sequence GTGGGTTTGGCCGTTTTGGCCGCCGTCGCCCCGGCCCACGCGCAAGGCGCCAACAACTACCGCCTCATGACCGGCCCGCAGGGCGGCGTTTGGGTGCCGCTGGGCGGTGCGCTCAAGAACATCTGGGAAAAGGCGATCCCGGGCCTGTCGGTGCAGACATTGCCCGGCGCGGGCATCGCCAATGTGCGCGGCGTGGACGAAGACCGCGCCGAAATCGGCTTCGGCAACTCGATCTCGACCGTCGACGGCGTCAACGGTGTGGATCCGTTCCCGCGCAAGGCGGCGAATGTCTGCCAGATGGCCTCGCTCTACCCGCAGTATTTCCAGATCGTCGTGAACGAGGATTCGGGCATCAATTCGGTGCGCGATCTGAAGGGCAAGGCGATCGCGGTGCAGACGCGCGGCAACACGGCCGAAGTCATCACCCAGCACATTCTGAAGACGGTCGGCATGTCGTACACCGACATGAAGGTCAATTTCCTGCCGTCCTATAACGACGCGGTGTCGCTGCTGAAGGACGGCCACGCCCAGGCCTTTACGCTCGGCACGACCATTCCCGCGTCGTCGGTGATGGATCTCGCCACGTCGCGGCGCATCCGCGTGCTCGACCTCAAGGACTCGGTCGACCCGATGAAGAAGATCAATTCGGGCTATGTCGCGGTCTCGCTGCCGGCCAACACCTATCCCAACCAGCCGGCGGCGGTGACGAAGATCGGTTATGCCGCGCATCTGATCGTGTCGTGCAAACTGCCCGAGGACCGCGTCTACACGATGATGCGCGCGATCCAGGACAATATGCGCGATCTGGTCGCGGTGAACAAAGCGATGGACGGCATCACCCCCGCCGCGATGGGCGAGGATATCGGCGTGCCGTTCCATCCGGGCGCCAAGAAGTTCTATGTCGAACGCGGCGTGAAGATGTAA
- a CDS encoding dihydroxy-acid dehydratase: MSRKKPEELRSHRWYGVQDMRSFGHRSRTKQMGFDAEDYAGKPVIAIINTFSDANPCHHHFKSRVDDVKRGVLQAGGFPLEMPAMSLGEPFMKPTTMIYRNLLSIDVEELLRANPVDGVVLMGGCDKTVPAMLMGAASMNIPAIFLPAGPMLRGHWHGKTLGSGSDVWKYWAEKRAGNIDDKAWVEIEDGIARSFGTCMTMGTASTMASAAEALGMTLPGASSIPAADSGHVRMAAACGRRIVDMVWDDLKPSDVMTTEAFENAVLAVLALAGSTNAVIHLIAMAGRLDAKLDLDRFDALSRKVPMLGNIRPSGKYLMEDFFYAGGLPGLLNRIAGDLHLNCVTVNGKTLGENIKGAEVYDDDVIRKRDNPVKGEGGLAVLRGNLCPDGAVIKPPAAEPHLLVHRGPACVFNNYDDMAARIDDPNLKVTKDSVLVLRSAGPLGAPGMPEWGQLPIPKKLLQEGVRDMVRISDARMSGTSYGACVLHVAPESALGGPLALVRDGDIISLDVPGRKLTLEISDAEMAKRKAEWKAPKPHYPRGFGMIHLKHVTQANEGCDFDFLRGTAPIPEPEIH; this comes from the coding sequence ATGAGTCGCAAGAAGCCGGAAGAACTGCGCAGTCATCGTTGGTACGGCGTCCAGGATATGCGGTCCTTCGGGCATCGCTCGCGGACCAAGCAGATGGGCTTCGACGCCGAGGATTACGCGGGCAAGCCGGTGATCGCGATCATCAACACGTTCAGCGACGCCAATCCCTGCCATCACCATTTCAAAAGCCGCGTCGACGACGTGAAGCGCGGCGTGCTCCAGGCGGGCGGTTTCCCGCTGGAAATGCCCGCCATGTCGCTGGGCGAGCCGTTCATGAAGCCGACGACGATGATCTACCGCAATCTGCTGTCGATCGACGTCGAGGAATTGCTGCGCGCCAATCCGGTCGACGGCGTCGTCCTGATGGGCGGCTGCGACAAGACCGTGCCCGCCATGCTGATGGGGGCCGCGTCGATGAACATTCCGGCGATCTTCCTGCCGGCGGGGCCGATGCTGCGCGGCCATTGGCACGGCAAGACGCTGGGCTCGGGCTCCGACGTTTGGAAATATTGGGCCGAGAAGCGTGCGGGCAATATCGACGACAAGGCCTGGGTCGAAATCGAAGACGGGATCGCGCGCAGCTTCGGCACCTGCATGACGATGGGCACGGCCTCGACCATGGCGTCGGCTGCCGAAGCCTTGGGCATGACGCTGCCGGGTGCGTCGTCGATTCCGGCGGCGGATTCGGGCCATGTGCGCATGGCCGCCGCGTGCGGCCGGCGCATCGTCGATATGGTGTGGGACGATTTGAAGCCCAGCGACGTGATGACGACCGAAGCGTTCGAGAACGCGGTGCTTGCCGTGCTGGCGTTGGCGGGTTCGACCAACGCGGTCATCCATCTGATCGCGATGGCCGGGCGTCTCGACGCCAAGCTCGATCTCGATCGTTTCGACGCGCTGTCGCGCAAGGTGCCGATGCTCGGCAATATCCGCCCGTCGGGCAAATACCTGATGGAGGATTTCTTCTACGCGGGCGGCTTGCCGGGCCTGCTCAACCGCATCGCGGGCGATCTGCATTTGAACTGCGTCACCGTCAACGGCAAGACGCTGGGCGAGAACATCAAGGGCGCGGAAGTCTACGACGACGACGTCATCCGCAAGCGCGACAACCCGGTGAAGGGCGAGGGCGGTCTCGCTGTGTTGCGCGGCAATCTCTGCCCCGACGGTGCGGTCATCAAGCCGCCGGCGGCCGAGCCGCATCTTCTCGTCCATCGCGGGCCGGCTTGCGTGTTCAACAATTACGACGACATGGCCGCGCGCATCGACGATCCGAATTTGAAGGTCACGAAGGATTCGGTGCTGGTGCTGCGCTCGGCGGGCCCGTTGGGCGCCCCCGGCATGCCCGAATGGGGCCAATTGCCGATTCCGAAGAAGCTGCTGCAGGAAGGCGTGCGCGACATGGTGCGCATCTCCGACGCGCGTATGTCGGGCACCAGCTACGGCGCTTGCGTGTTGCACGTGGCGCCTGAATCGGCGCTGGGCGGGCCGCTCGCGCTGGTGCGCGACGGCGATATCATTTCGCTGGATGTGCCCGGCCGCAAGCTGACGCTGGAGATTTCTGACGCCGAGATGGCCAAGCGCAAGGCGGAATGGAAGGCGCCGAAACCGCATTATCCGCGCGGCTTCGGCATGATCCATTTGAAGCATGTCACGCAGGCGAACGAAGGCTGCGACTTCGACTTCCTGCGCGGGACGGCCCCGATTCCGGAGCCGGAAATCCACTAG
- a CDS encoding Zn-dependent hydrolase: protein MDNLRIDGSRLWAALMEMGAIGATPKGGCARLALTDLDRQGRDLLVRWAKTIGCTATVDRVGNMFLRREGARPELPAIATGSHLDTQPTGGKFDGVYGVLAGLEVLRTLHDAKIQTDRAIEVVVWTNEEGSRFSPAMMGSGAYAGVFAVDEVEAKTDVDGKRFDAELAKIGYRGDAAVGGRNIGAYFEAHIEQGPILEAEDKTIGVVTGAQGQRWYEVTVVGQEAHAGPTPMRRRRDALVGAARMIDAVNKIGHDHQPYACATVGFIQSFPNSRNTIPGRVFFTVDFRHPDDERLSSMDAALKAQCAVIADQTGLELEIKDFWYFPPTPFAPHLIERVRDGAAAFGYSAMNIISGAGHDAVYMAKVCPTTMIFVPCKDGISHNEIEDAKPEHLEAGCNVLLRAILEASKA from the coding sequence ATGGATAATTTGCGTATCGATGGAAGTCGCCTCTGGGCCGCGCTGATGGAAATGGGCGCGATCGGCGCCACGCCCAAAGGCGGTTGCGCGCGGCTGGCGCTGACCGATCTCGACCGCCAGGGCCGCGATCTGCTCGTTCGCTGGGCAAAGACAATCGGTTGCACGGCGACCGTGGATCGGGTCGGTAACATGTTCCTGCGCCGCGAAGGCGCGCGGCCCGAATTGCCCGCGATCGCGACCGGCAGCCATCTCGACACCCAGCCCACCGGCGGCAAGTTCGACGGCGTTTACGGCGTGCTCGCGGGTCTCGAAGTGCTGCGCACGCTGCACGACGCGAAGATCCAAACCGATCGCGCCATCGAAGTCGTCGTCTGGACGAACGAGGAAGGCTCGCGCTTCTCGCCCGCGATGATGGGCTCGGGCGCCTATGCGGGCGTGTTCGCAGTCGACGAGGTCGAAGCGAAGACCGACGTGGACGGCAAGCGCTTCGACGCGGAACTGGCCAAGATCGGCTATCGCGGCGACGCGGCCGTGGGCGGGCGCAATATCGGCGCCTATTTCGAAGCGCATATCGAGCAAGGCCCGATCCTGGAAGCCGAAGACAAAACCATCGGCGTCGTCACGGGTGCCCAAGGCCAACGCTGGTACGAAGTGACCGTCGTGGGCCAGGAAGCGCATGCCGGCCCCACGCCGATGCGCCGCCGGCGCGACGCGCTGGTGGGGGCGGCACGGATGATCGACGCCGTGAACAAGATCGGCCACGACCATCAGCCTTACGCCTGCGCGACCGTCGGCTTCATCCAAAGTTTCCCCAACAGCCGCAACACGATTCCGGGGCGCGTCTTCTTCACCGTCGATTTCCGCCACCCGGACGACGAACGCTTGTCGTCGATGGATGCGGCGTTGAAGGCGCAATGCGCTGTGATCGCCGATCAGACGGGTCTGGAATTGGAGATCAAGGATTTTTGGTATTTTCCGCCCACGCCCTTCGCCCCCCATTTGATCGAGCGCGTGCGCGACGGGGCCGCCGCGTTCGGCTATTCGGCGATGAACATCATCTCCGGTGCGGGCCACGACGCGGTCTATATGGCCAAGGTCTGCCCGACGACGATGATCTTCGTGCCGTGCAAGGACGGCATCAGCCATAACGAGATCGAGGACGCGAAGCCCGAACATCTCGAAGCGGGCTGCAACGTGTTGCTGCGCGCAATTCTGGAGGCAAGCAAAGCGTGA
- a CDS encoding tetratricopeptide repeat protein, with protein sequence MTADASTLLREGEALLRRRAFVAARDALARAVDLVPAMGPAHALLGRAAHATGDLAQAAAAFEAAKALGESGPDFERRRGNLLMDLQRASDAADAYRAALTRSPFSAGSWYGLGTALAELDDVSGARDAFAKWGQCPGPAGADAHLNIKAIARQIALDDDFFAALPPPPAMAPEGDYAGGDAPLIFAAADAGYAARFAELLSGNLAARAPGIALHLHVVNPTAESEERLSRVKDLTQGHLDFAVTRETTDLARFDGPDGHMPAKTYYTCARFLALPALLARYRRPILVCDIDMAPTRDPRPWLDELAAADAGGNVKIRYDFANHLLATMIYVGDTKTGRDFATKVAGYCRHFLESRQAAWTLDQVALRATQLYLRRQGAWRDFREFAPNVMNWMDDDYPIEESQKRFLFVSLYSSVPRA encoded by the coding sequence GTGACCGCCGACGCCTCCACGCTGCTGCGCGAGGGCGAGGCGCTGTTGCGCCGGCGCGCCTTCGTGGCTGCGCGCGACGCGCTGGCGCGCGCCGTGGATCTCGTGCCGGCGATGGGGCCCGCCCACGCGTTGTTGGGGCGTGCGGCGCATGCGACGGGCGATTTGGCGCAAGCCGCCGCCGCGTTCGAGGCGGCCAAGGCGCTGGGCGAGTCCGGCCCCGATTTCGAACGGCGGCGCGGCAATCTGTTGATGGATCTGCAACGCGCGAGCGATGCCGCCGACGCCTATCGCGCGGCGCTGACCCGATCGCCCTTCTCGGCCGGGTCGTGGTACGGGCTGGGCACGGCGCTGGCCGAGCTCGACGACGTATCGGGGGCGCGCGACGCCTTCGCCAAATGGGGCCAATGCCCCGGCCCGGCGGGGGCCGATGCGCATCTCAATATCAAGGCCATCGCGCGCCAGATCGCGTTGGACGACGATTTCTTCGCCGCCTTGCCGCCGCCGCCCGCGATGGCGCCCGAGGGCGACTATGCCGGGGGCGATGCGCCGTTGATCTTCGCCGCCGCCGATGCGGGCTACGCCGCGCGTTTCGCGGAATTGCTGTCGGGCAATCTCGCCGCACGCGCGCCCGGCATCGCGCTGCATCTGCATGTCGTCAATCCGACCGCGGAAAGCGAAGAACGCCTATCGCGCGTCAAGGATTTGACGCAAGGCCATCTCGATTTCGCGGTGACGCGCGAGACGACCGATCTCGCGCGTTTCGACGGGCCCGACGGGCATATGCCGGCGAAGACCTATTACACTTGCGCGCGGTTTCTGGCCCTGCCCGCTTTGCTCGCGCGCTATCGCCGGCCGATTTTGGTGTGCGACATCGATATGGCGCCGACGCGCGATCCGCGGCCTTGGCTCGACGAGCTGGCGGCGGCGGACGCGGGCGGCAACGTCAAAATCCGCTACGATTTCGCCAATCATCTGCTGGCGACGATGATCTATGTCGGCGATACGAAAACGGGCCGCGACTTCGCAACCAAAGTCGCGGGCTATTGCCGCCATTTTTTGGAATCGCGCCAAGCGGCCTGGACGCTCGATCAAGTCGCGTTGCGCGCCACGCAGCTTTATCTGCGCCGCCAAGGCGCATGGCGCGATTTCCGCGAATTCGCGCCGAACGTGATGAACTGGATGGACGACGATTACCCGATCGAGGAATCGCAGAAGCGTTTCCTGTTCGTCTCGCTCTATTCGAGCGTTCCGCGCGCCTAA
- the thiD gene encoding bifunctional hydroxymethylpyrimidine kinase/phosphomethylpyrimidine kinase yields MRGRVLIVAGSDSGGGAGIQADIKAVTANNGYAMTAITALTAQDTHGVHGVHVVPVDFIAQQMRLCLRDIGADAIKTGMLHDSATIDAVADTLEAEAKGIKLVVDPVMYAKGGHPLLLPEAVTTLKRRMMVLATVLTPNLPEAEALSGMTIRDPRDMRHAAQAMITLGCQAVLLKGGHLDSDAIVDILATQGGVKVFESARIKTKATHGTGCTLASAIATGLAQNLDLETAVGRARDYVRRAMETAPGYGGGHGPLNHAHPFDR; encoded by the coding sequence ATGCGCGGACGGGTACTGATCGTCGCCGGTTCGGATTCCGGCGGCGGGGCGGGGATCCAGGCCGATATCAAGGCCGTGACCGCGAATAACGGCTACGCGATGACGGCGATCACGGCGCTCACCGCGCAGGATACGCATGGCGTGCACGGCGTGCATGTCGTGCCGGTCGATTTCATCGCCCAGCAGATGCGCCTCTGCCTGCGCGATATCGGTGCGGACGCGATCAAAACCGGCATGCTGCACGACAGCGCCACGATCGACGCGGTCGCGGACACGCTGGAAGCGGAAGCCAAGGGCATCAAACTCGTCGTCGATCCGGTGATGTACGCCAAAGGCGGCCATCCGTTGTTGCTGCCCGAAGCGGTCACGACGCTGAAGCGCCGCATGATGGTGCTGGCGACGGTTTTGACGCCGAATCTGCCCGAAGCCGAAGCCTTGTCGGGCATGACGATCCGCGACCCCCGTGATATGCGCCACGCGGCGCAAGCGATGATCACGTTGGGCTGCCAGGCCGTGCTGCTCAAAGGCGGCCATCTCGACTCAGACGCGATCGTCGATATCCTCGCCACGCAGGGCGGCGTGAAGGTTTTCGAATCGGCGCGCATCAAGACGAAGGCGACGCACGGGACGGGCTGCACGCTGGCTTCCGCCATCGCGACCGGCCTTGCGCAAAATCTCGATCTCGAAACCGCCGTCGGCCGGGCACGCGATTATGTGCGCCGTGCGATGGAAACCGCCCCCGGTTACGGCGGCGGTCACGGGCCGCTCAACCACGCGCACCCGTTCGATCGTTAG